One genomic region from Haloarcula taiwanensis encodes:
- a CDS encoding histidine kinase, translating into MATETTVRIEDIMSTPLETISADETVKAAATQMQAQNINGIFVPGAQAGIITTTDIVDAVAAGKDLSTATVGDVMTSPVERVTTSLELGEAAAMMTTYDIKHLPVIDEHQDYVGMVSSTDITQALS; encoded by the coding sequence ATGGCCACTGAAACGACTGTCCGCATCGAGGACATCATGTCGACGCCGCTAGAGACGATTTCCGCCGACGAGACCGTCAAAGCGGCCGCGACGCAGATGCAGGCCCAGAACATCAACGGCATCTTCGTCCCGGGGGCGCAAGCGGGCATCATCACGACCACCGACATCGTCGACGCCGTCGCGGCCGGCAAGGACCTCTCGACGGCGACCGTGGGCGACGTGATGACCTCGCCGGTCGAGCGGGTGACGACCTCGCTGGAACTGGGCGAGGCCGCCGCCATGATGACGACCTACGACATCAAGCACCTCCCGGTCATCGACGAACACCAGGACTACGTCGGCATGGTGTCCTCGACGGACATCACGCAGGCGCTGTCCTGA
- a CDS encoding iron-sulfur cluster assembly accessory protein has product MSSTADDGDPNLGGEDVAVTEQAAGEALDLLESEGMDVEESGLRLYVQQGGCAGLSYGMRFEHEPEDDDEVFERNGLRVFVDDASIDYIEGSVLDYEGGLQGAGFHVQNPNVVSECGCGESFRT; this is encoded by the coding sequence ATGAGCAGCACAGCGGACGACGGCGACCCGAACCTCGGGGGCGAGGACGTAGCCGTCACCGAGCAGGCAGCGGGAGAGGCACTGGACCTTCTCGAAAGCGAAGGCATGGACGTCGAGGAGTCCGGGCTCCGCCTGTACGTCCAACAGGGCGGTTGCGCCGGCCTCTCATACGGGATGCGGTTCGAACACGAACCGGAAGACGACGACGAAGTGTTCGAGCGCAACGGGCTTCGCGTGTTCGTCGACGACGCCAGTATCGACTACATCGAAGGGTCAGTACTCGACTATGAGGGCGGCCTGCAAGGGGCCGGGTTCCACGTCCAGAACCCGAACGTGGTCAGCGAATGCGGCTGTGGCGAGTCCTTCCGGACGTAG
- a CDS encoding TIGR00266 family protein has protein sequence MDIELTHKPSYTHVRAALDSGESILAEPGAMVSHSPTIDIETTTSRDGLLSSAKSMLGGESLLANEFTATGGPGTVTLAPPTPGDVHHHELTGETLYAVDGAFLAADPNIDIDSEFGGIQSLLAGASITPLALKGTGNVLIEAFGGLETVELDAGESYTIDNDHVVAWEESVDFDAHRVGGLKSTLLSGEGLVMDFTGPGTVWYQTRGLDSFTSAIADALPGTGDNGGDAAGLDDFI, from the coding sequence ATGGATATCGAACTTACACACAAGCCCTCGTACACGCACGTCCGCGCCGCCCTCGACAGCGGCGAGTCGATACTCGCCGAACCCGGCGCGATGGTCAGCCACTCGCCGACTATCGACATCGAAACCACAACCAGCCGGGACGGCCTTCTTAGCTCCGCGAAGTCGATGCTTGGCGGTGAATCGCTGCTCGCAAACGAGTTCACTGCCACGGGCGGTCCCGGCACCGTCACCCTTGCCCCGCCGACGCCCGGCGATGTCCATCACCACGAACTCACCGGCGAGACGCTGTACGCCGTCGACGGGGCGTTTCTCGCGGCCGACCCCAACATTGATATCGACTCGGAGTTCGGCGGCATCCAGTCGCTGCTGGCCGGCGCGAGCATCACGCCGCTGGCGCTGAAAGGGACCGGGAACGTCCTTATCGAGGCCTTCGGCGGGCTGGAGACCGTCGAACTCGACGCTGGCGAGTCCTACACCATCGACAACGACCACGTCGTCGCCTGGGAGGAGTCGGTCGACTTCGACGCCCACCGCGTCGGCGGGCTGAAGTCGACGCTGCTCAGCGGCGAGGGGCTGGTGATGGACTTCACCGGGCCGGGGACGGTCTGGTACCAGACCCGCGGCCTCGACTCGTTCACCTCGGCCATCGCCGACGCGCTGCCCGGCACGGGCGACAACGGCGGTGACGCGGCCGGGCTGGACGATTTCATATAG
- the ychF gene encoding redox-regulated ATPase YchF (the crystal structure of the Haemophilus influenzae YchF protein showed similarity to the yeast structure (PDB: 1NI3); fluorescence spectroscopy revealed nucleic acid binding; the yeast protein YBR025c interacts with the translation elongation factor eEF1) yields MLSIALAGKPNAGKSTFYKAATMADVDVGNYPFTTIDANRGVSHVRTDCPCLDREERCGDDNCRAGKRYVPVELIDVAGLVPGAHEGRGLGNQFLDELSTADVILNVVDASGGTDAEGEPVEVGEHDPVEDVHFVEEEMDLWLASIVERNWESIERQSRSPDFKLDESLVDMLAGVGASELDVARTLRDLEYPEDPIAWTDEHREALATEIRQRTKPLVVVANKADIAPEGNIEALQAAADVVVPATADGELALRNAAQAGVVDYDPGDPDFDIVGDVSDQQREGLNRIRGVMEEWDGTGVQGALDTAVYDLLDHLTAYPVQNETHWTDGQGNVLPDAFLLRSGSTPKDLAYAVHSDIGDGYIHAVDARENRRISDETELEEGTVVKIVSDAN; encoded by the coding sequence ATGCTCTCTATCGCGCTGGCCGGCAAACCGAACGCCGGCAAGTCTACCTTCTATAAGGCGGCGACGATGGCCGACGTGGACGTTGGGAACTACCCGTTCACGACCATCGACGCCAACCGCGGGGTCAGCCACGTCCGCACGGACTGTCCCTGTCTCGACCGGGAGGAGCGCTGTGGCGACGACAACTGCCGGGCGGGCAAGCGGTACGTCCCGGTAGAACTCATCGACGTGGCCGGCCTCGTCCCCGGGGCTCACGAGGGCCGTGGCCTCGGGAACCAGTTCCTCGACGAACTGTCGACCGCCGACGTAATTCTCAACGTCGTCGACGCCTCCGGCGGCACCGACGCCGAGGGCGAACCCGTCGAGGTCGGCGAGCACGACCCCGTCGAGGACGTTCACTTCGTCGAGGAGGAGATGGATCTGTGGCTCGCCAGCATCGTCGAACGCAACTGGGAGTCAATCGAGCGCCAGTCCCGTTCGCCGGATTTCAAACTCGACGAGTCGCTCGTGGATATGCTGGCCGGTGTCGGAGCCTCTGAACTCGACGTGGCCCGCACCCTGCGGGACCTGGAGTACCCCGAGGACCCCATCGCCTGGACCGACGAACACCGCGAGGCGCTGGCGACGGAGATCCGCCAGCGGACGAAGCCGCTCGTCGTCGTCGCGAACAAGGCCGACATCGCCCCCGAAGGGAACATCGAGGCCCTGCAGGCGGCCGCCGACGTGGTCGTGCCGGCGACGGCCGACGGCGAACTCGCGCTGCGTAACGCCGCGCAGGCCGGCGTCGTCGACTACGACCCCGGCGACCCGGACTTCGACATCGTCGGCGACGTGAGCGACCAGCAGCGGGAGGGGCTGAACCGCATCCGCGGCGTCATGGAGGAGTGGGATGGCACCGGCGTTCAGGGCGCGCTCGACACTGCCGTCTACGACCTGCTGGACCATCTGACCGCCTACCCCGTCCAGAACGAGACTCACTGGACCGACGGCCAGGGGAACGTCCTCCCCGACGCGTTCCTGCTGCGCAGCGGGTCGACGCCGAAGGACCTCGCCTACGCCGTCCACTCGGACATCGGCGACGGCTACATCCACGCCGTCGACGCCCGCGAGAACCGGCGCATCAGCGACGAGACGGAACTCGAAGAGGGAACGGTCGTCAAAATCGTCAGCGACGCGAACTGA
- a CDS encoding universal stress protein UspA — MPQVVVPVRYPLSENSRATLAEAIQIADEEDADLTVLHVNLYQNSHRVDRTELKRAVEQSFGHVPRTRYVVRSGMLVEETILDEVAAQDADIVVIGSKQASRWRQMIRRLVDDPDVEQFLREELDCEIVTVEPDAQSSRHSSARSSGS, encoded by the coding sequence ATGCCACAGGTCGTCGTCCCGGTCAGATACCCGCTCTCGGAGAACTCCCGAGCCACGCTCGCGGAGGCCATTCAGATCGCCGACGAGGAAGACGCGGACCTCACCGTCCTGCATGTAAACCTATACCAGAACAGCCACCGTGTCGACCGGACAGAACTCAAACGTGCCGTCGAGCAGTCGTTCGGCCACGTCCCGCGGACGCGGTACGTCGTCCGGTCGGGGATGCTCGTCGAAGAGACTATTCTCGACGAGGTCGCCGCACAGGACGCCGACATCGTCGTCATCGGGAGCAAACAGGCGAGTCGCTGGCGACAGATGATCCGCCGGCTGGTCGACGACCCCGATGTCGAACAGTTCCTCCGCGAGGAACTCGACTGCGAAATCGTCACCGTCGAGCCGGATGCCCAGTCTAGCCGTCACTCGTCGGCGAGGTCATCAGGGTCCTGA
- a CDS encoding xylose isomerase: MDIGVLTVPLGGQSLDEALAYLSDLGVDAVELACGGFPGDDHLDRQAYLDDEDKQAELAALLDDYDLRVSALATHNNPLHPDDDRAAEADRELREAIRLADQLDVNTVTGFSGLPAGGPDDEVPNWITAPWPTEHADAHEYQWRVADEYWSDLAAHAGAHDVDVAIEMHPNMLVYEPRGLLELRRRTNDRIGANFDPSHLYWQGIDVTEAIRLLGEHDAIHHVHAKDTKVYESNAREKGVLDTAPYTDEADRSWLFRSIGYGHDESHWKDVVSTLRMVGYDGALSIEHEDSLTSAREGLEKAVDVLDRAVFETRPGDAYWAE, encoded by the coding sequence ATGGATATCGGCGTACTGACGGTCCCTCTGGGCGGACAGTCCCTCGACGAGGCGCTGGCGTATCTCAGCGACCTGGGCGTCGACGCGGTCGAACTGGCCTGTGGCGGCTTCCCCGGCGACGACCACCTCGACCGGCAGGCGTACCTCGACGACGAGGACAAGCAGGCCGAACTGGCGGCGCTGCTCGACGACTACGACCTCCGCGTGAGCGCGCTGGCGACACACAACAACCCACTCCATCCCGACGACGACCGCGCTGCCGAGGCAGACCGGGAACTCCGGGAGGCGATTCGGCTGGCCGACCAGCTCGACGTCAACACCGTCACTGGATTCTCGGGCCTGCCGGCCGGCGGCCCCGACGACGAGGTGCCGAACTGGATTACCGCCCCCTGGCCGACCGAACACGCCGACGCCCACGAGTACCAGTGGCGCGTCGCCGACGAGTACTGGTCGGACCTCGCGGCCCACGCCGGCGCACACGACGTGGACGTCGCCATCGAGATGCATCCCAACATGCTCGTCTACGAGCCCCGCGGCCTGCTCGAACTGCGCCGCCGGACGAACGACCGCATCGGCGCGAACTTCGACCCGTCGCACCTGTACTGGCAGGGCATCGACGTGACCGAGGCGATCCGCCTGCTCGGTGAGCACGACGCCATCCACCACGTCCACGCCAAGGACACGAAAGTGTACGAGTCAAACGCCCGCGAGAAGGGCGTACTGGACACTGCGCCGTACACGGACGAGGCAGACCGGTCGTGGCTGTTCCGCTCTATCGGCTACGGGCACGACGAGTCCCACTGGAAAGACGTGGTGTCGACACTGCGGATGGTCGGCTACGACGGCGCGCTTTCTATCGAACACGAGGACTCGCTGACCAGCGCACGTGAGGGGCTGGAGAAAGCGGTCGACGTACTCGACCGCGCTGTCTTCGAGACTCGGCCCGGCGACGCTTACTGGGCTGAGTGA
- a CDS encoding bifunctional metallophosphatase/5'-nucleotidase codes for MSPRLIQYSDVEKAYDTPERIGRFAGTVAAADGSDALVVGTGDNTGPGVLSLVTDGEQSLDLFTALTPAFETLGNHDFDHGLDATRAIMARSPQTWLTANVEQDGERFARRVTRPWASRAVDGVQVGFVGVTSPDTASANPQATTLTFTDPVEAVSEAATALRNDGAAVVVVLSHLGRADEKLARACDVDVILGGHVHERRIDRVAGTLLTRPGANGQAVVEVDLTGPKPTAQFREAADGPVDARLAAAIEDRLSAAGLDEVVGHVAEPLDRRQATTYGGECRLGNLVADAYRWATGADVALQNSGGLRNDTVPLDGALTVADMISVVPFEEPLTVAELTGAELRTLCRQGSGQQVAFGDQSWWHAHFSGVELIWNDETQTIERLRVDGEPVRDDETYTLATSNYLYYTELEFPVLTESHRVSVADVQYEALADYVRETDIDPAVDGRLTRR; via the coding sequence GTGAGTCCCCGGCTGATTCAATACTCTGACGTGGAGAAAGCGTACGACACACCCGAGCGAATCGGTCGATTCGCGGGGACAGTGGCCGCCGCTGATGGCTCGGATGCGCTGGTGGTCGGCACCGGGGACAACACCGGTCCGGGGGTGCTGTCGCTGGTCACCGACGGCGAGCAGTCGCTCGACCTCTTTACCGCGCTGACGCCCGCGTTCGAGACGCTGGGCAACCACGATTTTGACCACGGACTCGATGCGACGCGGGCGATTATGGCACGGTCGCCACAGACGTGGCTGACTGCGAACGTCGAACAGGACGGCGAGCGGTTCGCTCGACGGGTGACCCGACCGTGGGCGAGTCGGGCCGTCGACGGAGTGCAGGTCGGTTTCGTCGGCGTCACCAGCCCGGACACGGCCTCGGCTAATCCACAGGCGACGACGCTGACGTTCACCGACCCTGTCGAGGCCGTCAGCGAAGCGGCCACAGCGCTTCGGAACGACGGGGCGGCCGTCGTCGTCGTGCTCTCACACCTGGGGCGGGCTGACGAGAAACTGGCCCGCGCTTGCGACGTAGACGTAATCCTCGGCGGGCACGTCCACGAGCGCCGTATCGACCGCGTCGCCGGGACGTTGCTCACCAGACCCGGAGCCAACGGCCAGGCCGTTGTCGAGGTGGACCTCACCGGGCCGAAACCGACTGCGCAGTTCCGCGAGGCCGCCGACGGCCCTGTCGACGCCCGACTCGCGGCAGCTATCGAGGACAGACTCTCCGCAGCTGGACTGGACGAAGTCGTTGGGCATGTCGCCGAGCCTCTCGACCGACGGCAGGCGACGACCTACGGCGGCGAGTGTCGGCTCGGCAACCTCGTCGCGGACGCGTACCGGTGGGCGACGGGCGCAGATGTGGCCCTCCAGAACAGCGGCGGTCTCCGGAACGACACGGTTCCGCTCGATGGGGCGCTGACGGTCGCCGATATGATTTCTGTCGTTCCGTTCGAGGAACCGCTGACTGTCGCCGAACTGACGGGCGCGGAGCTCCGGACGCTGTGTCGACAGGGAAGCGGACAACAGGTCGCGTTCGGCGACCAGAGCTGGTGGCACGCTCATTTCAGCGGCGTCGAACTGATCTGGAACGATGAGACACAAACCATCGAGCGACTGCGGGTCGACGGAGAGCCGGTCCGCGACGACGAGACCTACACGCTCGCGACGAGTAACTACCTCTACTACACCGAGCTGGAGTTTCCGGTCCTCACCGAGTCCCACCGGGTCAGCGTCGCCGACGTACAGTACGAAGCGCTGGCCGACTACGTCCGCGAGACGGACATCGACCCGGCGGTCGATGGGAGACTCACTCGCCGCTAG
- a CDS encoding dodecin: MVFKKITLIGTSSESFDKAADDAIERAEATLDNLKWVEVEELGVEIASVEGREYQAEVVVAFELEE, encoded by the coding sequence ATGGTTTTCAAAAAGATCACACTCATCGGAACCAGTTCGGAAAGCTTCGATAAAGCCGCCGACGACGCCATCGAGCGCGCGGAGGCGACACTGGACAATCTCAAATGGGTCGAAGTGGAAGAACTCGGCGTCGAAATCGCCAGCGTCGAAGGTCGCGAGTATCAGGCCGAGGTCGTCGTAGCGTTCGAACTCGAAGAGTAG
- a CDS encoding metal-dependent hydrolase — protein MFVGHALFAFALGALAAWWLGLSRERAVQLGVVAGLFAATPDVDIVYAPFGLLVGAAENLTADGFWETANVVHRGPTHSLVLGVVLAAAAGLWASNSRTGRALVLAIGVALTVLTGTLSGPVAGLVTLVFIVAVLGVATVAQSRDISSRTVAGLALLGLLTHPFGDLFTGGPPPFFYPFDVSLVAERVILHPDPTTHLLAAFAIELATVWLAVWTYAHLRGYVLTELVRPRAALGIGYGAAVLFLPAPTLEKSAHFVFSVLALGVVGAPTRPFSDGVDWLETVVTGLAAVTIAALAYAMAYGAV, from the coding sequence ATGTTCGTCGGGCATGCGCTGTTTGCGTTCGCCCTCGGAGCCCTCGCCGCGTGGTGGCTTGGACTCTCGCGCGAGCGAGCGGTCCAGTTGGGCGTCGTGGCCGGCCTGTTCGCCGCAACTCCCGACGTTGACATCGTCTACGCCCCCTTCGGACTCCTCGTCGGGGCTGCCGAGAACCTGACAGCGGACGGCTTCTGGGAGACAGCGAACGTCGTCCACCGCGGGCCGACACACTCGCTCGTGCTGGGGGTCGTACTCGCCGCCGCGGCCGGCCTCTGGGCAAGTAACTCTCGGACTGGCCGAGCCCTCGTGCTGGCCATCGGCGTCGCACTGACTGTTCTCACGGGCACACTTAGCGGTCCCGTCGCAGGACTCGTGACGCTCGTATTCATCGTAGCCGTGCTTGGTGTCGCCACAGTCGCACAGTCACGCGACATCAGTTCCCGGACGGTGGCCGGGCTGGCCCTACTGGGACTGCTTACCCACCCGTTCGGTGACCTCTTTACTGGCGGCCCGCCCCCGTTCTTCTACCCCTTCGACGTGAGCCTCGTCGCCGAGCGGGTGATACTCCACCCCGACCCGACGACGCACCTCCTGGCGGCGTTCGCCATCGAACTCGCGACGGTGTGGCTCGCCGTGTGGACGTACGCCCACCTCCGCGGATACGTGCTGACCGAACTCGTCCGTCCCCGGGCAGCGCTGGGAATTGGCTACGGGGCAGCTGTCCTGTTCTTGCCCGCACCGACGCTCGAAAAGTCGGCACACTTCGTGTTCAGCGTCCTCGCGCTGGGCGTCGTCGGTGCACCGACTCGGCCCTTCAGTGACGGTGTCGACTGGCTGGAGACAGTCGTGACGGGGCTGGCAGCGGTGACCATCGCCGCACTCGCGTACGCCATGGCATATGGGGCTGTCTGA
- a CDS encoding histidinol dehydrogenase, with product MNVRPIADLGPDERAAFFDRDAGVDAVRDDVRDIVSQVHEEGDVALRRFAEEFDDVSVGNIDVTDAAERAYEEVDDDVRAAIEDAAANIRAFHERQVPEDWRDDFDGRELGRRYRPLDSAGVYAPGGTAAYPSSVLMGVIPAKVAGVEHVAVATPPAEEVNPVTLAAIHVAGADAVYQVGGAQAIAALAYGTETVSATDIVVGPGNRWVTAAKAEVRGDVAIDFLAGPSEVMVVADGDADPELVAADLVAQAEHDENASVVAVTDDETLAEQVVEAVDEQADGREREAVIRAALDNDASGVLLARSMSEAVLFAEEYAAEHLSIQAADDESLLERIPSAGSVFLGPYSPVAAGDYATGTNHVLPTGGSARVSGGLSVDTFVRSTTVQRLSKDSLDDISDTITTLAEAEGLEAHAQSVRKRFEE from the coding sequence ATGAACGTACGGCCGATAGCCGACTTAGGTCCCGACGAACGGGCCGCTTTCTTCGACCGCGACGCCGGTGTCGACGCCGTTAGAGACGATGTCAGGGATATTGTCTCGCAGGTCCACGAGGAGGGTGACGTGGCGTTGCGGCGCTTCGCCGAGGAGTTCGACGATGTCTCGGTGGGCAATATCGACGTCACGGACGCCGCCGAGCGAGCCTACGAGGAGGTCGACGACGACGTGCGCGCGGCCATCGAGGACGCCGCGGCGAACATCCGCGCGTTCCACGAGCGACAGGTCCCCGAAGACTGGCGCGACGACTTCGACGGACGGGAACTCGGCCGTCGGTACCGGCCGCTCGATAGCGCTGGTGTGTATGCGCCCGGCGGCACAGCGGCCTACCCTTCGAGCGTGCTGATGGGTGTCATCCCGGCGAAAGTCGCCGGCGTCGAGCACGTCGCCGTCGCCACCCCGCCGGCCGAGGAGGTCAATCCCGTCACGCTGGCGGCTATCCACGTCGCCGGAGCCGACGCCGTCTATCAGGTCGGCGGCGCACAGGCCATCGCGGCGCTCGCCTACGGGACTGAAACCGTCAGCGCGACCGACATTGTCGTTGGCCCCGGCAACCGCTGGGTCACGGCGGCGAAGGCCGAGGTCCGTGGCGACGTTGCCATCGACTTCCTTGCCGGCCCCTCCGAGGTTATGGTCGTCGCCGACGGCGACGCGGACCCGGAACTGGTCGCAGCGGACCTCGTCGCACAGGCCGAACACGACGAGAACGCCTCCGTCGTCGCCGTCACCGACGACGAGACCCTCGCCGAGCAAGTCGTCGAGGCCGTTGACGAGCAGGCCGACGGCCGGGAGCGCGAGGCGGTCATCCGCGCCGCGCTGGACAACGACGCGTCCGGCGTCCTCCTCGCTCGCTCGATGAGCGAGGCTGTCCTCTTCGCCGAGGAGTACGCCGCCGAGCACCTCTCGATTCAGGCCGCCGACGACGAATCGCTCCTCGAACGGATTCCCTCCGCCGGGTCCGTGTTCCTCGGCCCGTACAGCCCTGTTGCGGCCGGCGATTACGCGACCGGGACGAACCACGTCCTGCCGACCGGCGGCAGCGCACGAGTCTCCGGCGGCCTCTCCGTGGACACGTTCGTCCGGTCGACGACGGTCCAGCGACTCTCGAAGGACTCGCTGGACGATATTTCGGACACGATTACAACCCTCGCCGAAGCCGAAGGGCTGGAAGCCCACGCCCAGAGCGTCCGCAAACGGTTCGAGGAGTAA
- a CDS encoding oxidoreductase — MTLDIGMLGYKFMGKAHANALDRLPMFFPEAPAVNKDVLVGRNEDALADAADQFGFDRTATDWRDIVDEVDVFYNLGPNHVHAEPSIAALEAGTPTFCEKPLAPTLDTAEEMAETAADADVPAGAAFNYRFVPAIQYAKGLIDDGQLGEIHHFRGQYLQDWLVDPDAPWSWRNDEEMAGSGALGDLGSHTVDLARFLLGDAAGEITDVSGHLRTFTDERPVEGSDETRPVTVDDAYSAQIAFENGAMGTLEASRVANGHKNAHTIEIEGSKGAIKFDLERLNELQVLTEGDRGFQQVLVTDADDPYVDHWWPPGHVIGWEHTFVHENYEFLTAVAEGGTQEPSFADGLAAQRVLDAVARSDERGEWVSP; from the coding sequence ATGACCCTCGATATCGGCATGCTCGGCTACAAGTTCATGGGCAAGGCCCACGCCAACGCGCTGGACCGCCTGCCCATGTTCTTCCCCGAAGCGCCCGCCGTCAACAAGGACGTGCTCGTCGGCCGCAACGAGGACGCACTGGCCGACGCGGCCGACCAGTTCGGCTTCGACCGGACTGCAACGGACTGGCGGGATATCGTTGACGAGGTAGACGTGTTCTACAACCTCGGCCCGAACCACGTCCACGCCGAGCCGTCCATCGCCGCGCTGGAGGCCGGGACGCCGACGTTCTGTGAGAAACCGCTCGCGCCCACGCTCGACACCGCCGAGGAGATGGCCGAAACGGCCGCTGACGCCGACGTCCCCGCGGGTGCGGCGTTCAACTACCGGTTCGTCCCGGCTATCCAGTACGCGAAGGGACTCATCGACGACGGCCAACTCGGCGAGATTCACCACTTCCGCGGCCAGTACCTCCAGGACTGGCTGGTCGACCCCGACGCGCCGTGGTCCTGGCGCAACGACGAGGAGATGGCCGGCAGCGGGGCGCTGGGCGACCTCGGCTCCCACACGGTCGACCTGGCCCGGTTCCTGCTCGGCGACGCCGCCGGCGAGATAACGGACGTGAGCGGGCACCTCCGGACGTTCACGGACGAACGCCCCGTCGAAGGCAGCGACGAGACCCGTCCGGTGACCGTCGACGACGCCTACAGCGCCCAGATTGCCTTCGAGAACGGGGCGATGGGCACGCTGGAAGCGTCCCGGGTCGCCAACGGCCACAAGAACGCCCACACCATCGAAATCGAGGGGTCGAAGGGCGCAATCAAGTTCGACCTCGAACGGCTGAACGAACTGCAGGTGCTCACGGAGGGCGACCGCGGCTTCCAGCAGGTGCTGGTCACGGACGCCGACGACCCCTACGTCGACCACTGGTGGCCCCCCGGCCACGTCATCGGCTGGGAACACACGTTCGTCCACGAGAACTACGAGTTCCTCACGGCCGTCGCCGAGGGCGGGACGCAGGAGCCCTCTTTCGCCGACGGGCTCGCGGCACAGCGGGTCCTCGACGCCGTAGCGCGCAGCGACGAGCGCGGCGAGTGGGTCAGCCCGTAA
- a CDS encoding GNAT family acetyltransferase: MDALDGPDGETLYVDRSDGDIGTKGAFYVVYRDADRERRWGYFCSNCETFNNAMDSMGRIRCNDCSNLRKAEEWDAAHE, encoded by the coding sequence ATGGACGCACTCGACGGTCCTGACGGGGAGACACTGTATGTCGACCGCAGCGACGGCGACATCGGCACGAAAGGCGCGTTTTACGTCGTCTACCGCGACGCCGACCGCGAGCGGCGCTGGGGCTATTTCTGTAGCAACTGCGAGACGTTCAACAACGCGATGGATTCGATGGGGCGCATCCGCTGTAACGACTGCTCGAACCTCCGCAAGGCCGAGGAGTGGGACGCCGCCCACGAGTGA
- a CDS encoding mechanosensitive ion channel protein MscS has protein sequence MRFGPVWPLQTPTPTPTEAATEVATEVATDIGGLLPFSIPVWVANIGRSLIVIGLAIVVSRLLVRLLGRRVARQFRRPSLTRTVLRGIRVSVYVFALLTILNIYGLQLGDIALSVTVFTAVVGVVLAPILGSYISGVFLLADQPYEIGDMIELADTGQQGFVEDITLRHTKVFTLDNTFLVIPNGEIRQRDVVNYSAEDSRTRLSLDVLVTYESDIAVARTLIEAAAREVDNVISGGPDIRVGAARYPASPTVYINNFADHGVLLTLRYWVTEPYKLLAVRSKVQTNVWQRLEDADVEIAYPHSHLYFDDTSGEMNVSLNNGFDAINGIDRTRTATGDSPVPPHQDPDDLADE, from the coding sequence ATGCGTTTTGGCCCTGTCTGGCCGTTGCAGACGCCCACTCCGACGCCGACCGAAGCCGCGACGGAAGTGGCGACAGAAGTGGCGACTGACATCGGTGGGTTGCTCCCGTTCTCGATTCCGGTGTGGGTGGCGAACATCGGGCGGTCTCTGATTGTCATCGGGCTGGCAATCGTTGTCTCCCGTCTTCTCGTCCGTCTTCTCGGTCGACGCGTCGCTCGGCAGTTCCGGCGGCCGAGCCTCACCCGGACGGTTCTGCGCGGCATCCGTGTCAGCGTGTACGTCTTCGCGTTGCTGACTATTCTGAACATCTACGGCCTCCAACTGGGTGACATCGCCCTCTCGGTCACCGTGTTCACGGCCGTGGTCGGTGTCGTGCTCGCCCCGATCCTTGGCAGCTATATCTCTGGGGTGTTCCTGCTGGCCGACCAGCCCTACGAAATCGGTGATATGATCGAACTCGCCGACACTGGCCAGCAAGGGTTCGTCGAGGACATCACGCTCAGACACACGAAGGTGTTCACCCTCGACAACACGTTTCTCGTCATCCCCAACGGGGAGATCCGCCAGCGGGATGTCGTCAACTACTCCGCGGAGGACTCACGGACGCGGCTGTCCCTCGATGTGCTGGTCACCTACGAAAGCGACATCGCTGTCGCGCGGACTCTTATCGAAGCGGCGGCCCGGGAAGTGGACAACGTCATCTCCGGCGGGCCGGACATCCGCGTCGGTGCGGCCCGATATCCCGCCTCGCCGACAGTGTATATCAACAATTTCGCTGACCACGGCGTGTTGCTGACACTCCGGTACTGGGTGACCGAACCGTACAAACTGCTCGCTGTCCGTTCGAAGGTCCAGACAAACGTCTGGCAGCGGCTCGAAGATGCAGACGTCGAGATCGCCTATCCCCACTCGCACCTGTACTTCGACGACACCAGCGGTGAAATGAACGTCTCACTCAATAACGGGTTTGATGCCATAAACGGCATTGACCGGACCCGTACGGCCACCGGTGACTCACCCGTCCCACCCCATCAGGACCCTGATGACCTCGCCGACGAGTGA